The Toxorhynchites rutilus septentrionalis strain SRP chromosome 1, ASM2978413v1, whole genome shotgun sequence genome contains the following window.
TGATTACAATCAATCTGGGCTGATTTGGAACGTTTCTGCTAATGATCATCCTACCATTGATGTTATTCGGTCGAACATCCCAGCTTCCTGCTGTACACTCTTGGATGGTTTCAGCCTGCATAATTTAATGCAAATCAACAAAGTTACTAATAATATTAACTCACGGATCCTCGATTTTGTGCTGATGAATGAAGCGGCAGTCACGGAATgttctgttatagaagctctcGAACCCTTAATCGGTCTTGACAACTACCATCCTGCTTTGGAAATTCATATTAATCTGTCGATACCCGTCTGCTTCGACAATACCACTGAAGTGCGCGAGCTCGACTTCCGAAGAACCGACTTTGTTGAATTAAGGCTTTCACTCGCCCAGGCAGATTGGCAGTTCCTGGATACCTGTCCATCGATAGATGAAGCCGTTAACTACTTTGAGGAAGTCGTGAGACGAGTAATTTCTGACTGTGTACCGTTGAGCAGACCTGCTCCGAAGCCTGCCTGGTCCAATGCTCGACTACGTCATTTGAAGCGATTGAGATCAAGAGCGCTTCGCAAGTATTGTAACACCCGTAATTCTATTGCCAAATATTTGCTGTCAGTAGCCAGCAAGGAATACCGAACGTACAATCGTTTCCTTTACAAAAGGTATACACGGCGCATTCAGGACAATCTACGGTGTAATCCAAGacagttctggtcgtttgtgaaAACAAAACGGAAGGAGGATGGGCTACCATTGGAAATTCACCTGGGCAACAGAATTGCCTGCAGCTCTATTGAAAAATGCAAGCTCCTGGCTGAGCACTTCAGAAGTGTTTTTAACGATCGCTTCGCTTCATCGATCCAGATTGGAGATGCGATAAGAGATACTCCCAGagacatttttgattttgatatcGCTACGATTTCATCAGCCTGTGTTGAATCTGctataaaaaaactgaaattctcCAACACTGCTGGTCCCGACGGAATTCCTTCCTGCGTACTGAAGAATTGCTCTTCTGAATTTATAATACCGCTGTCGAAACTGTTCAATATCTCGATACAGCAGGGTGTGTTTCCAACACGTTGGAAATATTCATTTATGTTCCCggtttacaagaaaggagacaagCAGAACGTCGTAAACTATCGAGGAATCACATCGCTTAACGTCTGTTCTAAGATATTCGAAATCATAATCAACGACGCATTATTTTCTTGCTGCTAAAATTATATTACTGCTGATCAACACGGTTTCTACCCTAAGAGGTCCGTTTCAACGAATCTTGTTCCTTTCGTTTCGCTTTGCCTCAGGAATATGGAAGTTGGAGCGCAGGTGGATGTTGTGTACACCGACCTCAAGGCTGCTTTTGATAGGGTTGATCATAACATGCTGCTTGCCAAACTTGAGAAGCTTGGAGTATCTCCAAGGCTCACTCGTTGGTTCAAGTCGTATCTTACGAACCGAAAACTGTGTGTGAAAATTGGTACGGATCTCTCGGAAAAGTTCACCAATAGctcaggagtacctcaaggcagCAACCTCGGACCGATgctgttttctatatttttgaaCGAGATTGGGTTGATCCTCCCAATAGGTAGTCGATTGTTCTATGCGGATGACGTCAACATTTTTATGACAGTTCGGGAAACGGCTGACTGCTTGCGACTGCAGCACCTGCTAAACACTTTCGATGAGTGGTGCTTAAGAAACTTCCTTTCACTAAATGTTCAAAAATGCAACGTCATTACATTTCATCGAAAACTCAAGCCAATAACGTTTACATACATGATCGATCATCATCCTTTGCTACGTGTAGAAAAAATACGTGATCTCGGAATTACGCTTGACTCAGCTTTAAACTTCAAGCCGCACTACTCGGACATAATATCCAAGGCCAATAAGCTTCTCGgattcatctttaaaatttcggatcaatttcgAGATCCCACTTGCCTGAAagcattaagtgcgattcacatacaacatacacgtcacgttcacgtcccgtcacgtcacgatacgtctgTGGTGAACA
Protein-coding sequences here:
- the LOC129761455 gene encoding uncharacterized protein LOC129761455 codes for the protein MYTVFRNDRNHLNSSKSRGGGVLIAVSKRLSCCRDPTPVCTSLEQLWVKITTPHRSLSVGVMYLPPDRKSDSNSINNHISSIGDVLSRLEQNDLALVLGDYNQSGLIWNVSANDHPTIDVIRSNIPASCCTLLDGFSLHNLMQINKVTNNINSRILDFVLMNEAAVTECSVIEALEPLIGLDNYHPALEIHINLSIPVCFDNTTEVRELDFRRTDFVELRLSLAQADWQFLDTCPSIDEAVNYFEEVVRRVISDCVPLSRPAPKPAWSNARLRHLKRLRSRALRKYCNTRNSIAKYLLSVASKEYRTYNRFLYKRYTRRIQDNLRCNPRQFWSFVKTKRKEDGLPLEIHLGNRIACSSIEKCKLLAEHFRSVFNDRFASSIQIGDAIRDTPRDIFDFDIATISSACVESAIKKLKFSNTAGPDGIPSCVLKNCSSEFIIPLSKLFNISIQQGVFPTRWKYSFMFPVYKKGDKQNVVNYRGITSLNVCSKIFEIIINDALFSCC